The Candidatus Woesearchaeota archaeon genomic interval TCCTGATCAATTTTCTTCTGCCAGCCTTTATGTCAAATTTTATTAATTCGCTGGATGTGAAATACTCTTCACCGCATTTAGGGCACTTCAGGCAGTTTAGTGCAATTCCTTCTTTTACGCATTTGGCCATCTTAACATCTGTTCCGCATTTATAGCACGTTTTCATAAACTTTCTCATTTTCTTTTCGCCTCCGGTTTTTCAGTTGTTAGTTCTGAGAAAAGCTTACGCTTTTCTGGAACCCCCAGAAAACTTCGGTTTTCTGATGGGTTTTATATGAATCAAAATAATATTCTCGTGCTCAACATAAGATAAGCACAGGCATTTCCCTCTGAACGGGTAAAACACATTATACTTGTTCTGCTTCTTTGATACCAATATATGCTCTCCTTCGTCCAACACATCCAAAACAAATTCTATTGGCTTGTTTAAATTATCAAATTCTTCCTTAAAATGCCACGTAAATACCAGCAGCTTGCCTTTCCAGTATAAATCTTCTAATATTATCTTTATCACCCAATAGATATCTAAAGTAAAGAAAAGATATTTATAAACCTTTCGCTTTTTCTGACTTTTCTCCTTCTTAAAAGCCTCTTTTGTTTTAAATTCATGCAAATCCTCTTTTTATATGAATTTTCATTAAAAAATCGAACTCTGGGTTTAATATTTTTTATTTTTTTGAAATCCCTAAACCAATCTCTGAAACCATCTCGATAGTCAACCCACTCATCGTAATAATCATCAATAAACAGATTGTATCTTATCAAATCTTTTGGAGAAATAGTTATGTGTGGAGTGACATAACCGCTATGCCTCCTGTCTTTTTTTGTTACCATCGGAATACCTCCGAACACCCTTCGCATTGGCCACTTGCTAAGCAGACAAAGCGATTGCTTCCTATGGAAGCATAGAATGTTCTTATGATATCCGATGTTTCTGTTGATGAGTCATTTTATACCCTTTAGTTTAAGTGGTTGTGATTTAAATCTTCCTATTTTCTAGATTTAAGCCAATAATCAGTACAAATTCAGCGTCTTCTGCCTGTTTGTAGCAGAATAAGAAACAGGATCAACAGCCAGGCC includes:
- a CDS encoding zinc ribbon domain-containing protein; this translates as MRKFMKTCYKCGTDVKMAKCVKEGIALNCLKCPKCGEEYFTSSELIKFDIKAGRRKLIRKFGVLGDSTIMRFPDQLLKDYHIEPGDYGAFEKRPEGILIKPVHAKEIN